CTACACGGAGATGCGCGGGATCGTGCGCAACCTCGCGGCGGGCTTTCGCGAACTCGGCGTCGAACGGGGTGATCGCGTCGGTATCTTCGCCAACACCCGGATGGAGTGGGCCCAGTCGGACTTCGCACTGCTGACGGCCGGCGCGGTCGTCACCACCGTCTACACGAGTTCCTCGCCCGACCAGGCGCGGTACCTGCTCGACGATCCGGACGCGAGCGGCGTCGTCGTCGAGAACGAGGAGGTCCTCGAGCGCGTCCTCGAGGTCGAAGACGACCTCGACCTCGAGTTCATCGTCTCGATGGACGAACTCGACGGCTACGCCGACCGCGAGGATATCCTGACTCTCGCCGAGGTCCACGACCGGGGCGAAGCGGCGTTCGACCTCGAAACCTACGAATCGTGGGTCGACGAGCCCGAGATGGACGACCTGGCGAGTATGATCTACACCAGCGGAACGACGGGCAAGCCGAAGGGGGTCGAACTGACCCACTCGAACTTCCGCTCGAACGTCAATCAGATCCGCAAGCGGTACGGCCCGCGGCCGGACAAACCGGACGACGTGCCGGTGATCGACGAGGCCGTCCAGTCGGTATCGTACCTGCCGCTGGCCCACGTCTTCGAGCGAACCTCGGGTCACTTCCTGCTCTTCGCGAGCGGTGCCTGCGTCGCCTACGCGGAGGATCCGGAGACGCTCCAGGAGGACTTCGGTGCGGTCCAGCCGAACACGGCGACCAGCGTCCCGCGGGTCTACGAGAAGATCTACGACGCGATCCGCGAACAGGCCAGCGAATCGTCGGTCAAGAAGCGCATCTTCGAGTGGGCGACCGACGTGGGGGTCGAGTACCAGCAGGCCGACGATCCCGGCCCGATCCTGGCGGCGAAACAGTCGCTCGCGGACAAACTGGTGTTCTCGACGGTCCGGGAGGCACTCGGGGGTAACGTCGAACTTCTGATCAGCGGCGGCGGGAGCCTCTCGCCGGAACTCTGTCGGCTCTATCACGCGATGGGGCTGCCGATCTACGAGGGCTACGGTCTCACCGAGACGTCGCCGGTCGTGACGGTCAACCCGCCAGAGGAGCCGAAGATCGGCACGATCGGACCGGCCCTCCCCGACGTCGAGTTGCGGATCGACGAGTCCGTCGCCGACCAGGAGGCCTTCGACGATCCCGGCGAGGTCGGCGAACTCCTCGTGAAGGGGCCGAACGTGTTCGGGGGGTACTGGGAGCGCCCCGGAGCGACCGATCGGGCGTTCACGGAGGACGGCTGGTTCCGCACCGGCGACATCGTCCATCTGCGGCCCGACGGCTACGTCGAGTTCCGCGATCGCGCCAAGCAGATCATCGTCCTCTCGACGGGGAAAAACGTCGCGCCGGCCCCGATCGAGGACGCCTTCGCGGCCAGCGAGCGCGTCGAGCAGGCGATGGTCGTCGGCGACGGCGAGAAGTTCATCGGGGCGCTCATCGTCCCGAACACGGAACGCGTCCGCGAGTGGGCCGGCGAGGAAGGGATCGACATCCCGGACGAACCCTCGGCGATGGTCGACGACGAACGCGTCCGCGAGTACATCGAGGAGGAGGTCGAGCGGGTCAACGAGGACCTCGAGAAACACGAGACGATAAAGCGGTTCGAACTCGTCCCACGGGAGTTCACCGAGAA
The nucleotide sequence above comes from Halosolutus halophilus. Encoded proteins:
- a CDS encoding AMP-dependent synthetase/ligase → MNWRDAEREYEDEVIGETTLGRMFENAAERHPNRPAQKYKGGVYDRSLTEAVLPAASPGEFRPISYTEMRGIVRNLAAGFRELGVERGDRVGIFANTRMEWAQSDFALLTAGAVVTTVYTSSSPDQARYLLDDPDASGVVVENEEVLERVLEVEDDLDLEFIVSMDELDGYADREDILTLAEVHDRGEAAFDLETYESWVDEPEMDDLASMIYTSGTTGKPKGVELTHSNFRSNVNQIRKRYGPRPDKPDDVPVIDEAVQSVSYLPLAHVFERTSGHFLLFASGACVAYAEDPETLQEDFGAVQPNTATSVPRVYEKIYDAIREQASESSVKKRIFEWATDVGVEYQQADDPGPILAAKQSLADKLVFSTVREALGGNVELLISGGGSLSPELCRLYHAMGLPIYEGYGLTETSPVVTVNPPEEPKIGTIGPALPDVELRIDESVADQEAFDDPGEVGELLVKGPNVFGGYWERPGATDRAFTEDGWFRTGDIVHLRPDGYVEFRDRAKQIIVLSTGKNVAPAPIEDAFAASERVEQAMVVGDGEKFIGALIVPNTERVREWAGEEGIDIPDEPSAMVDDERVREYIEEEVERVNEDLEKHETIKRFELVPREFTENNDMLTPTMKKKRRVILDRFEGRVDRIYAEA